One Aegilops tauschii subsp. strangulata cultivar AL8/78 chromosome 2, Aet v6.0, whole genome shotgun sequence genomic window, AGGCCAATTCAGCAAACAGTTGGCTGAATTCATTGGCTATCAGATACTGGCCATCCCTATATATATTGATTTTGTATTTTTCATCTAATTCTATTCTCTATTATATCTAATTCTATTCTCTATTATCTAGATCACCACTTAAATAAAGCCTCATAACTCAACTGCATCATTTCAAATATGAAATTGCTTACCACACATACCATGTGGTAGGATGTAGTATAATTAATGGCACATGCATGTCATTATCTACAATTTTTTCGTGGTCACAATAAAAGGGATGAATCACATGGATCACAGTTCTTTTGGGGTTGCGCGATGTTTGTAGTTGCTGGGCGCTGAACCTTTTTGGTCATTCGAACTCATTTTTTATTAGTTTCCTTTCCTTTCCCTTCTTAACTCCTCCTTGGGTTTGGAGGAATTTCATAAACATTTTAAAGGATATGATTTCTGTAGGAAATTATTTTTGGAGTCATTTGGTTTATAGGAATTGATTCTTGTTTTTATGTACGATTGGTTCCTATCCTTCGTATTTAAAAGAAAATGAACAGTAGCTTAGACTCAATAAAATAAAATCCTATCATGTGAATCAAATCTCTTTTTCATATTCCTCTTCATAGGATTTGATATACATGTCATCTCATTTTCTATAAGTTTTTTATTCCTATCCTATGGACCAAAGAAAGCTGCGGCTAGGGCAAACTTTTCCCCTCTAGGCTTGGTCGGCGAGTCCCCCGATTTGcctcccttcttcttgctgcTCCGATGGCCGTTGGCAGGAAGGAGAATCACAGACTCACAGTGCCTCATCTCCGGCTAGTAATTCAGGATAGGGTTTTTAGTCCTCGTGGGGACGACGCTCAGAGGGATGGGGGTGGTTCTTTCTTGAGTTGGTCCTTCAGGCTTTGATTCTTCTTGAATTCGTCCATCTAGACAGAGTTGACAAAGCTCAAGCATAGATCTCTATCGTCTCCTTGGGACGTCCAGGCTAGGGTTTATCGCCATGCATTCACGATGGCAAGACCTGTTGTCAGGTGCTTATATCAATTCAACATCGAGGATCAACGGCAACGATGCGTCAGCGGCTCGTTTTGGCTGCCGTAGTGGTCATTCGGCCGACGAAAGACTTCGATGTAATTTTTCTTATGTTCGAGGTGTTTGGTACTTCTAGTAAACTTctatttttttttttgcattctTTTATATATCTAGGTCACTTTGGCGAAAAAAGAAGGAACACATTTTCTATTTTGAATTGTTGTTTTGTTATGAAAAGTAATGGAACCCGCTTCTTAGTTGGGACGCATAAGAAAAAAAAGGCCTAGTTGTCAACAGTAATAGATCGGGTAACCTCATCACCCTCTTTGACTTTGTCATTGTCAACTGCTTGCCATGTGAATCGTGGCTGCGAAAACTGCCTTACCTGGTTGAGCATAAACTGCTCGTTTGTCTCTTTGGATACTTTCCTGTAGAATATTATACATATCAAATCGGTCAGAAAAATGTGTTGACTCGATCCATAagaaggtactccctccgtcccataatataagagcgtttttcacactccataatataagagcgtttttcacactagtgtagtgtaaaaaacgctcttatattataggacggagggagtagcatatAAACCTGTGATGAACATTCTATTGCTTAGTAATAAAATGCACGCAAAATTAAATATGTATCTTACGACTTTCTCCTTTGACCTGATGTACGACTTACGAGGCTGCACATAGATGGATTGTTCAACTGTTTTGTTTAACTCTTGGAAGAAAGATCGTTTATACCCGTCCGTTGGATGGCAGCCGGCGGCTTCTGTAACTTCATCATATACGTACGTacttcacccgcaaaaaaaagaaaaatcacATACGTACCTACTTAAATTTCGATCGCAGCCGGTGGCCACTGAGATTTAGAAAGTCACTTTGGGACGATTTAAAAAGTGTTGATCCCTGCCTAAACTCTATTTTGTCCTTCAgacaaatttttttatttttgcagaATCAAACCCAATCCAGGTCATGGTTCTGTTGTGAATTCTACCAAAAGTCGCTAAATTATCACTCGCTTTATTCTACGACCGCGAAACATGAGTATACGAAGACTTAGGAGGTAACGAATCTCATTAACTAGGGAAACATATGCCGAACGGTCATTTCCACCACATGTGACCATAGACACAGCCTCTGAAGAATCCATCTCAATTGCAATAGGCTGCTCCATTTGTTGAAGTGAAGAAGAGCGCGCTCCTCCATACAAGCACATAACTCAGCCTCCAATGCATCTCTGCACGAAAACAGCGCTCTACAAGCCGAAAAAATAATCCCACCCAAAGAATTTCTCAAGATCATCCCTGCTCCAGCATCATCACTCGTGACGAAAGACTCGTCTGTGTTTAGTTTGGCCCAACCATACGGCGGCTTAGCCCACCGCGGCCCCACTGCATCTACTCTCGCGGTCTTAGTGACACGATCCAGAGAGACATAAGCTTTCCCCTTCGCAGGGTCAGCATGCACATTGGCTTTAATGGTCATCAGGTACTCCATGTAGCTCTGCAGAAATCTGATTGAAACATCCATTGGTGGGGAAGGTTTAGAATGAACCAACTCATTGCGCACATACCAGCTCCTCCAAAAAATCATCAGCAGCATACTCCGTTCCAGTGCGCTCATCGGGATCTAGGGCGCCGttccccttcttgaaggcatcagTATGGACTGATCTCCTCACTTCCCCTTCCCCTAGGTCTCCCGGGCGAAAGCCCTAACTTTGTTGGGCGGTGGCGGTGCTCACGGCACCGTTCACTCCTTGAAGGCGCCGCTTTGGGAACCTTGGGGCTGGGTGGCGCTTGTGGGtggtgggcgacggcggtggtgcGGACCTATCCTAGCATGGATCTACGTCTGTTGCTTGGAGATGGACTCGCGTAGGTGGAGGACGTCgtttggcgtcgtggtggcgtccaTGGCGGAGGACCTTCCAAGGCTCGCATAGGTGGAGGTCGTCGTTTGGcatcgtggtggcgtcgatggcggaggacctgccaaggttgacacctcaatctgctctgaagatggaccagtggaagatggcggcgacgacacatgtgagtgcgtcggaccggtttgtgccccagacccggtagATGGCTAGGTCGgggcctccggctttagatgttaggcttaggtgagaggTCTGGGTATGTGGCCCGGATTGCAccccttcatcatatggataggagtagaggcagatgttgccaagatagcggattcaggcatattgttgttctactttgtaaggtcctcgagaataatcaataaaatggccgcatgcatctcccagatgcagaggccgggggtcatcctccttttctaaaaaaatgacTGATGGCCTGCCAAGATGATGAAGCATTACCCATGAAAACGGTATCCTCAAGTTTACCTGCAGGATAGTATCTTGCTTTAAGTACTTGAGTGCATAAGCTGTCAGGCCTAGAAATAAGTCTCCACGCTTGGCGAGGGAGTAAGGCTTGATTAAATAAGCGAAAATCCCAGGAGCCAACACCACCTCCGTCCTTCGGCTACATGAGATGATCCCATCCTTTCCAATGCACTTTCTTCTTTCCATTCACGGACCCCCAGGCAAAATTCCTCACCATCCTAGTCAGGTCATCACACACCGAGTAAGGAAGTTTGAACACTCCCATTATATAAGTCGGCAAGGCTTGAGCAACTTACTTGATTAGGATCTCTCTGCCTAGTTGTGCCAACAGCCCATCACCCCATTGAACAAGCCGTTTGGTGAGACTTGTTTGAAGATTTTGAAACTTGCCTTTCGACATCCGGCCTTCAGGGGTAGGAAGACCCAAATACCTCTCCTCAAAGACTAGACTTCTGACATGTAGAATATCTCGGACTTGTTCCTGTACAAGGACAGGACATGCTTCAGCAAAGAATATAGAACATTTGTTATAGTTGAGGCTTTGACCAGTAGCTGAACCATATAAGTCCAGTGCTGCTTTCACATTTTCTGCTTGCTCTCTGTAAGCCTTAAAAAACAACATTGTATCATCAGCAAACAACAAGTGGGAAATACCTGGCGCCCTTTTGCAAATCTTAACAGGTAAAATATCCCCTCTATGAACTTTATTTCTCAGAATGGCTGGAAGACCATCCGCcagaaacaagaataagaatggTGAAAGTGGATCCCCTTACCGCAACCCATGCGACGGTGCAAATGAATCCAAGAGAGTTTTATTTAATTTAACAGAATATATCACCGATGTGACACATGGCATTATCCAATCAATCCATCGCTGAGAGAACCCTAACTTTTGCATCACCTGTTCAAGAAAACCTAGTCCAGCCTATCATAAGCTTTTGAGAGGTCAAGCTTATACGCACAGAAACTCTTTGTGGGGTCCTTCTCCTGTTTAATTTACTGGATGCACTCAAAAGCTACTAGAGCATTATCGGTAATCATCCTACCGGGAATAAACGCACTCTGTTCAACCCAGATTAAATCATCCAAAAGCGGCCTCAAGTGATTCACCAGGCACTTGGAGATTACCTTGTATATCACGTTACAGAGGCTAATGGGCCTGTAATCAGAAAATTTTCCAGGGTTAGTGATTTTTGGAATTAGAACAATGGACGTGGAGTTAACTCCCTCTGGCATAACCCCTTAACAAAAAAGTCCTTCACTGCTGCTATCACATTATCCTTCACTGTATTCCAATTTTGCTAAAAGAACGGACCTGGGAAACCATCCGGTCCTGGCGCCTTCAAAGGCCCAATCTGAATCATCGTGTCTGAAATCCCCTCGTCCGTGAACGGGGCACATAGTTTGGTATTATCAGCTGGCATGACCATGGCCCCAAGGAGATCAACCAAAGTGGCCGCATCCAAAGATGTATCCGCTGAAAAAATGTCATGAAAATACTCGTTTGCCAGCTTCCCCATAGAAGCGAAATCTGAATGCACTACCCCAATACTGTCAGTCAACTCCCGAATCTTATTCTTCCTTGCCCTCCAAACAGCCTTGCTCTGAAAATATTTTGTATTTCAATCTCCCTCCTTCAGCCAAGATATCCCGACCTTTGCATCCACATCATCTCTTCTTGATATAACAGCTCGTTCATTTTATCCGTCACCCTTCTTATTTCCTCCCTATCCGCATTCATATGCAATAGTTCTTCCAACTGGGTACGTGACTTCGCTAACTCCCTCGTCACATTACCAATTTTTCTGCTCCATGATCAAAGTGTCATCATTGTTTTAGCTAAAGCATCTCTCAGTTGAGCCATGTTCTGAACCTCGCCTACTGCAGCCCAAGCATCATCTATGATTTTAGGCAAGCCCGAATCCCTCTCCCAGAAAACCTCATAACGCCTACTCCTTCCACCACTAGGCCCTGGATCTGGTTCACCTTTCAAGAATACCATGACATGGTCAGAACAAGGTGTAGGAATGTGTTCCACTGAAGCAAAAGCAAACATATTTCGCCAAGTATTCGTAGCTACTGCCCGGTCCAATCTCACTCTCACATTGGATGTACTGCTGCGCTTGTTATCCTAAGTAAAAGGGAGACCCGAGAAGCCCAAACCAACTAACTCGCATACCTCAAGTGCATCCCAAAAAGCCGTCATTTGTGCCTCCGCCTGTGGCGTCACTGAAAAATGCTCAAAATTCCACATAGCCTCATTGAAGTCTCCAATCACTATCCATGCATGGCAAGTTATTAACAGATTTTATATTCAGCAACTTTGTCCACATCAGATGTCTATTCTCAACACGGGGCTCCCCGTACAGAAACGTAACCCGCCACTGATTCCCCTCCCGAATCCTGACCAGAGCATCAATGTGCCCCTCATCCTTGTTAACAATCTCAACAACACAATCCTCCTTTCAGTATAAGGCAGATAGAAGAGATATTTGCCGTGATAATACTCACTGTATTTGGCTGTTTATATAGTACATGTACATGTTCAGTTACAAGCATTAGGACGTGGATAATCATGAGAGAGGTCTCTAGACCTTCTACATTCTAGCACTAAGCTGTAAACGCTAAGCGTTGCAAATCATGATGCACTAACTCGTACATTTGATAAGCCTCCTCAATCTCAACCGACAGAGACAAGATTGAGATTGCGACGACATCGGTCTAGCATCAGCTTCGTGCATGGTTTGGTAAAGACATCCGCGACCTGATCTTCTGAAGCAATGAACCAGACATCTAGAGCTCCTAGTGCCACCTTCTCTCGGACGAAGTGGAAGTCGACCTCGATGTGTTTTGTCCTTACATGAAACACCGGGTCCGCGGTAAGATAGGTAGCTTCAAGGTTGTCACACCATAGTACAGGAGGGTGCGGCTGCGATATGTGCAACTCTTTTAGTAATTACTGTACCCAAGTAACTTCGGCGGTCCCATTTGCGAGTGCCTTGTACTCTGCCTCTGTAGATGAGCGTGACACGGTTGGTTGTTTCCGTTCGCTCCAGGAAATTAAGGTTGGTCCAAAGAAGACCACGAAGCCACCGGTTGAGCGCCGATCATCTGCGCATCCAGCACAATCAGCATCTGTGAAAACACTCAAGAGTGTAGATGTTGATCTCCGTATACTGAGTCCAAAAGATATTGTCCCCTTGACATAGCGGAGAATTCTTTTTACAGCTTCCCAGTGAACCTCCCTTGGTTGAGCCAAGTACTGACAAACTTTGTTGACGGCAAATGAAATGTCCGGTCTGGTGAGCATCAAGTATTGCAGACCACCTACGGTACTGCGATAGACAAAAGCTTCTTCATCATTGAGAGCTTGGCCAACGTCCTGCGATAACTTCTGTTGCACATTCATGGGGGTTGACACTGCCTTGCAATTCTCCATGTGTGTACGTCGAAGTAGGTCAGTTGCATACTCTTCTCGGTAAGACTCAACCCCCCAGAACTGGAAGCCACTTCAATGCCCAAGAAGTACTGCAATGGCCCAAGGTCCTTCACTGGGAAGGACTGAGCTAGCTGATCCAATAGACGCCGAACAGCAGTCGGGGCTGGAACTGGTGACGACGATGCCGTCGACATGGACAAGCATATACATGGTGATGCCAACATGAGAGAAAATAAACAGGGATGTATCTGCTGTTGATGGAGCAAAACCAAGTTGTTGGAGATGATCACTGAGTCGGGAGTACCATGCGCGCGGCGACTGTTTGAGGCCATAGAGAGCCCGCTGAAGTTTACAGACATAACCCGGGTACCGAGGATCctcaaagccgggaggttgctgCATATAGGTTGTCTCAGAGAGTTCGCCATGGAGGAAAGCATTGCTAACATCAAGCTGACGAAGGCTCCAGCCGCGCGAGACGGCAAGAGCAAGGACAAGTCGGATGGTTGCCGGTTTTACAACCGGACTGAAGGTGTCGAGGTAGTTGACACCGTAACGCTGAGTGAAGCCCTTGGCCACGAGACGGGCCTTGTACTTGTCGATGCTGCTGTCAGCGTGTTCTTTGACCTAGAAAACCCATTTGCACCCGATGACGTTCTGTCCTGGTGGTCGAGGGACGAGCGTCCAGGTGCGGTTCTCCTGTAGAGCGGCAAACTCAAGCTCCATGGCCTTGCGCCACGAGGAATCCGTCATCGCGGAGCGGTAGGAAGTGGGCGCTGCAAGGAATGCCCTACGACATGGGTCGTAGAGGACCGTTCCATCAGTAGGCACTAGAGGCTTGACAATGTCGTTGCGAAGCCGAGTACTGACACCACGCTGCTCGGGCTGCTGCGGAGCAGCTCCAACCGGAGATCGTGCCGACGCGCGTGAAGTCACGGTGTCGGACAGCACGGTATTGGACGAACTAGAGGAGGCCGGCTCGGTCGAAGCAGGCGCATGCTCAGCCACAACAGGGGAGGCCGGCGACGCAGGCTCATCCATGACAACCTCGGGCTGCATGGCATGGCTCACACCAGCAACCCCGTCAACAGAGGGCTGCATGGCACTGCTGGTGTCAGCAGAGGACGtatgtgagccggctggagaggTACCTGCACCAGAAAAATCGCTTGACGCAGGATGATTAGTATCCAACAAAGAGGTAGCAAAATCTCTTACGTGATCAACCTGTGCTACTGGCTGGAAATGTAGCAAAGGGATAGATGTAGATACAGGTTGAATGGGTGTTGGCAGAATGGAATTAGCAAATGGATACACATGTTCATCAAAGTAACATCACGTGAGATATAAACACGTCCGATGGATCTATCCAAACATTTATAACCTTTGTGCATGCTGCTATATCCAAGAAAAACACATTGGCGAGATCGAAAATCAAGTTTATGATTGTTGTAGGGTCATAAATTAGGCCAGCATGCACAACCAAAAGTACGTAGACGAGAATAATCGGGAGTTTCATTGAACAGCGTGGTAAGAGGTGTAGAGTTTGAATGGTGCGGCTCGGCATGCGATTGATTAGGTAGCACGCAGTGAGGAAAGCTTGGTCCCAAAAACGAAGGGGAAGCGAGGAGGGCAATGCCAGTTTCGACAATGTGTAGATGCTTTCGTTCCGCGATGCCGTTTTGCTGGGAGGTGTGCGGGCACGTAACGCGGTGAGCGATGCCGACATGGGAAAAATATTGATGGAGCCGGCgatattcaccccccccccccccccccccccgcgccccgCGTCTGACTGCACCGCACGAATTTTGGTGTTAAGAAGTCGCTCAACATGGTTTTGAAAAACATAAAATGTGTTTTCAACATCGGATTTTCGCTTAATCAGATAAATCCAAGTAAAGCGACTAAAATCATGCAAGAAACTCACGTAATACTTAAATCCGCAACAGAGGTACAAGCCGGCCCCCACACATCGGTGTGAACTAGCTCAAGTGGAGAGTTGGTTACATGAGAGGAATTATTATATGGAAGCTGATGCATTTTGCCACGTTGGCAAGCATCACATACTGAGGACTCGTGAGGCGGTGCACAGTATAGTTTATTCAACCTAATGACGGAATCGACTACGCTGGATAAAGGATGGCCGAGCCTCTTGTGACAATGTTCAGAGGTGAGCTTGACAGCGAAGAAGACGTGGGGACTGGACTGACTGAAAGATGAAGACGCACGGAAGCTTGGCACTGGGTAGAGACCACCGCGGCTTCTACCTTGCAGAAGGACCCTCGTGACTTGATCCTTCAGACGAAAAAAGTCAGGATACATCTCGGCAAATGCACGATTATCAGAAACAAGTTCATGATTTGAAGTAAGGTGTTTGTGCAAGTCTGGAACGTGAAAAACATTTTTTAGGAGGAGTGGTTTGTGTGAGCCAGGAAGCATAGATTGACCAACGTGAGAGATTTGCAAACCTGCTCCATTGGCGACATGGACCTTATCCTTGCCGCTGTAGCGATCATGGACCGTGAGGCGGTCAAGGTCGCTGGTGAGGTGGTCCGTCGCGCCAGAGTCAAGGTACCAGTTGGTGTCAGACGGAGTAGCCACCATGGCCGCCGGTGTTGCTAGCGTTGTTGTTGCGCTCGGTGTTGCCGTAGCGCTCGCGGTTGTCCTCAGCTTGATAGGCACGGTTGAAACGCTGCCTGCACCTCAACGCATCATGCCCATACTTCTGGCATACTTGGCAGGTGGGCTTGTTGCGGTTGCGGCCTCCACAGCCACGGCCCTGCCCCTGGCCACCACGACCTCCACCGCGGGCTGCTGCATTGGCGGAGGAGAAGATCTCGCCAGTGGAAGTCTGCTGCTCAAGACGAAGCTTGGCGCTAATCAAATACACATAGAAGCTAGCAAGGCTCACTGGCTCATCACGTGATGTGATTGAAGCAACAAGGGGCTCATATTCCGAGCCCAGACCAGCGAGCATGTAGCCGAGCACCTCCTCGTTGGAGAGGGGCTTGCCAACGGACGCCATAGCGTCGGCGTACCCCTTCATCTTGTTGTAGTACGCAGCAGCAGATGGGTCCTTCTTCTTCTGGTTGGAGAGCATGTAGCGGATTTTGCATCACGCGTGCGCGACTCTCTGAGGAAAACATCCCAGACGGCACGGGAGGTGTGCAGCTGCGTCAATTGCCCGATGATGAAGAAGACGGTTGGTAATGATGACGTGATGAGTGACCTTGGATCCATGGCCTGGAGCGAGGGGGTGGTTTCTATGGTGAGACGGCCACTTCCAGAGATTGCTCGGTCTGTTTGGATCCTCAGTGTCCAGTGGTTTTTTCTCTCGAAACAGGCCCGtgccccgctttatattataaagccaATCTGCTGAAAAAGGATACATGGTGTTAGGAAAATCCTCAAAGCTGATGAAAGAATAAAAATACGGCAAAACACACCAAAGGCGCAAAAGCGGCACCAGAGTGCCGCCAAAAGAGAAGCGCAGAAGATTCGCCTCCACAATTGATAGTCACCCACACTCGACGATAACTCCCCCAAGAAGGTTCGCCGCCACAATCGATAGTCACCCACACTCAACGACCACTCCTAATACTAACCCATATTTGATAGGACTGGTGTCGTTTGTTGTGCCTTTGCCACGGCCATGGAGCTTTATGGTAGTATTCTGGATCCATTTGTAGTCATCCTTCTCCTGGGCCTAGCCTTGAGGCCAGACTCATTCAGCATAGGGAAGGGAGAAGAAGTTTTGATCATGGCTAACAAAAACTACACATAGGGTGCGGGGACGTTGATTCTCACCTGCGGCTCCTGGGCCAATATATGTAGTACGTACGGTTCCTTGTTTCTGAGTCGGTTCTGTTTCTAGTCTAGTCCGATACAAACTACGATTCCATTTCCCTTTCCTTGGACGCAAGCAAGACGATTAATATGGCGTAACAC contains:
- the LOC141040695 gene encoding uncharacterized protein, with translation MLSNQKKKDPSAAAYYNKMKGYADAMASVGKPLSNEEVLGYMLAGLGSEYEPLVASITSRDEPVSLASFYVYLISAKLRLEQQTSTGEIFSSANAAARGGGRGGQGQGRGCGGRNRNKPTCQVCQKYGHDALRCRQRFNRAYQAEDNRERYGNTERNNNASNTGGHGGYSV